In Haloterrigena turkmenica DSM 5511, a single genomic region encodes these proteins:
- a CDS encoding putative quinol monooxygenase, whose translation MADFIVYIDRSTVRDGKLDELEQAMTELVDFVEANEPQILAYDVYFDADEDRMTVMHMHAEQASLEFHMEVAGPKFPPIGEFIDLESIDVYGHLSEDLAQRLRDKATELGSGRVSVHDHHRGIGRVPDSRVEGGVDGR comes from the coding sequence ATGGCTGACTTCATCGTGTACATCGACCGATCTACCGTCCGCGACGGGAAGCTTGACGAACTCGAACAGGCGATGACGGAGCTAGTGGACTTCGTCGAGGCCAACGAGCCGCAGATACTGGCCTACGACGTCTACTTCGACGCCGACGAGGATCGAATGACCGTAATGCATATGCACGCCGAGCAGGCATCGCTGGAATTTCACATGGAGGTCGCGGGCCCGAAGTTCCCGCCGATCGGCGAGTTCATCGACCTCGAGTCCATCGACGTGTACGGCCACCTGAGCGAGGATCTCGCCCAGCGGCTGAGGGACAAAGCGACGGAGTTGGGAAGCGGACGTGTGTCAGTTCACGACCATCACCGAGGTATCGGTCGCGTTCCGGACAGTCGAGTCGAAGGGGGAGTAGACGGTCGGTGA
- a CDS encoding L-lactate MFS transporter — MVRTEANRNRWLIALSAIAIHLSIGSIYAYSVYQNPLRDELGWAISDVSLAFTVAIVFLALSAAFLGGFVENRGPRTSGLIAAGTFGLGIIGAGLSVQLETYAGFILTFGVISGIGIGLGYITPISTLVQWFPDRRGMATGMAVMGFGAGALVTGPVANYIIEAASIPVAFYALGVAYFLLMAAGASYLKKPPTDWVPAGIDESEIDTADNEKGVSVNTDLAELTGSEALRTPRFYLVWLIMFINISAGIMLLSVASPMTQAITGVEAATAASVVGLIGIFNGGGRIFWATTSDYIGRTTTYGVFFGLQIVAFLLMPQLSNLWLFSSLMFLIITAYGGGFACLPAYLGDLFGTKELSAIHGYTLTAWGAAGVAGPMLISEIVERTGSYVMAFYIVTGALVVGLASVAVLYVRIKSVRDARGGPSRRPSEQATD, encoded by the coding sequence ATGGTCCGAACCGAAGCCAACAGAAACCGCTGGTTGATCGCGCTCTCGGCGATCGCGATCCACCTCTCGATCGGATCGATTTACGCGTACAGTGTCTATCAGAACCCGCTTCGCGACGAGTTGGGATGGGCGATATCCGACGTCTCGCTGGCCTTTACCGTCGCGATCGTCTTTCTCGCGCTCTCGGCGGCGTTCCTCGGGGGCTTCGTCGAGAACCGCGGACCGCGGACCTCGGGACTGATCGCCGCCGGGACCTTCGGGCTCGGGATCATCGGCGCCGGCCTCAGCGTCCAGCTCGAGACGTACGCCGGCTTCATCCTCACGTTCGGCGTGATCAGCGGGATCGGCATCGGGCTCGGTTACATTACCCCGATCTCGACGCTCGTCCAGTGGTTCCCCGACCGCCGCGGGATGGCCACCGGGATGGCCGTCATGGGCTTCGGCGCCGGGGCGCTCGTGACCGGCCCGGTCGCGAACTACATCATCGAGGCCGCGAGCATTCCGGTCGCCTTCTACGCGCTCGGTGTCGCCTACTTCCTGCTGATGGCCGCCGGCGCGAGCTACCTGAAGAAGCCGCCGACTGACTGGGTCCCGGCGGGAATCGACGAGAGCGAGATCGACACCGCGGACAACGAGAAGGGGGTCTCCGTCAACACGGACCTCGCGGAGCTCACCGGTAGCGAGGCGCTGCGGACGCCGCGGTTCTACCTCGTCTGGCTGATCATGTTCATCAACATCTCGGCGGGGATCATGCTGCTGTCGGTCGCCTCGCCGATGACCCAGGCCATCACGGGAGTCGAAGCGGCGACGGCGGCGTCGGTCGTCGGCCTCATCGGCATCTTCAACGGCGGCGGTCGGATCTTCTGGGCGACCACCTCCGACTACATCGGGCGGACGACCACGTACGGCGTGTTCTTCGGCCTGCAGATCGTCGCCTTCCTGCTGATGCCCCAGCTCAGCAACCTCTGGCTGTTCTCGAGCCTGATGTTCCTGATCATCACCGCCTACGGCGGCGGGTTCGCCTGCCTGCCGGCGTACCTGGGCGACCTGTTCGGAACGAAAGAACTCAGCGCCATCCACGGCTACACCCTGACGGCGTGGGGCGCCGCCGGCGTCGCGGGGCCGATGCTCATCTCGGAGATCGTCGAGCGGACCGGTAGCTACGTGATGGCGTTCTACATCGTCACCGGAGCGTTGGTCGTCGGACTGGCTTCCGTGGCCGTCCTCTACGTCCGAATCAAATCCGTTCGCGACGCGCGCGGCGGTCCGAGTCGCCGGCCGTCCGAGCAGGCGACCGACTGA
- a CDS encoding helix-turn-helix transcriptional regulator, with protein sequence MDVPEDDQLTFNPPASPIVEAVMQNARNQQYLGKRLNAAGTRADPDHLGDIVRHGPVLEALRAEPLDRREIEDRLEVSRATSHRLTRWLDEQGFVEKTDGRFRLTGRGEAVTDEVLRFEANVSTVHRMGPLLDAICPHHAEFAIEPMIDSTVTVAEPTVPDRPAERFIELVGESETFRGFNTTHLAPLMIGEFYQRVFDSTEAELIYPPDIAERLCETYPVRVTEAVDRGQLTLRTREKLPYGLALFDERVGLGGYDDDTGLMQVFVDTDSPMAREWAERVYASIEADSTPLDSLTEQ encoded by the coding sequence ATGGACGTTCCCGAAGACGACCAACTCACGTTCAATCCACCGGCATCGCCGATCGTAGAGGCGGTCATGCAGAACGCGCGGAACCAGCAATACCTCGGTAAGCGCCTCAACGCGGCAGGCACCCGCGCCGACCCGGACCATCTCGGCGACATCGTCCGGCACGGGCCGGTTCTCGAGGCGCTCCGAGCGGAGCCCCTGGATCGCCGCGAGATCGAGGATCGCCTCGAGGTTTCGCGGGCGACGAGCCACCGCCTGACGAGGTGGCTCGACGAACAGGGGTTCGTCGAGAAGACGGACGGTCGGTTCCGGTTGACGGGTCGCGGCGAGGCGGTCACCGACGAAGTACTCCGGTTCGAGGCGAACGTGAGCACCGTCCACCGGATGGGGCCGCTGTTGGACGCGATCTGTCCGCATCACGCGGAGTTCGCCATCGAGCCGATGATCGATTCGACCGTGACGGTCGCTGAACCGACCGTTCCGGACCGGCCCGCCGAGCGGTTTATCGAACTCGTCGGCGAGTCGGAGACGTTCCGGGGGTTCAATACGACGCATCTGGCGCCGCTGATGATCGGCGAGTTCTACCAGCGAGTGTTCGACAGCACCGAAGCCGAACTCATTTACCCACCGGACATCGCCGAGAGGCTGTGTGAAACGTATCCAGTCCGCGTGACCGAGGCGGTCGATCGCGGACAGTTGACCCTCCGAACCCGAGAGAAGCTCCCCTACGGACTCGCACTCTTCGACGAGCGCGTCGGACTCGGCGGCTACGACGACGACACGGGACTGATGCAGGTGTTCGTCGACACGGACTCGCCCATGGCCCGCGAGTGGGCCGAACGGGTCTACGCGTCGATCGAGGCGGACTCGACGCCACTCGACAGTCTGACGGAGCAGTGA
- a CDS encoding DUF7512 family protein, which translates to MSDRDAEFPAFGRRSVTDWIVLVSILVGALSVLLVAPAVGESGEAAATLGYILAEALVLYVGYGVLMRVASPTAREILESA; encoded by the coding sequence ATGAGTGACCGGGACGCCGAATTCCCAGCCTTCGGGCGGCGGTCAGTGACAGACTGGATCGTACTGGTGAGTATACTGGTGGGAGCGCTGAGCGTTCTGCTAGTCGCTCCCGCAGTCGGTGAGTCCGGCGAGGCCGCTGCCACGCTCGGGTACATTCTGGCGGAAGCGCTCGTGCTCTACGTCGGATACGGGGTACTGATGCGCGTTGCTAGTCCGACCGCCCGCGAAATACTCGAGAGTGCCTGA
- a CDS encoding sulfite exporter TauE/SafE family protein translates to MELLGLDILLIGFFVGFGLLIGVLFGFFGMGGSFLVTPALLVVGYPAPVAVGSGLAFVFGTSVIGALRHRDHGQVSYALAAVMSLGLLFGIEIGTRIVFLLAGLGSADVVISAVYVGLLSAVGLFVLRDARTADSDVETGRVATGVLAIELPPMVSLSGGATVSVWVIFVVGSGIGVLSGCLGVGGGFLLLPVMVYGFGVPTAVAAGTSVLQILISGAFGTFVYAQSNAVEIPVVAALLVGSAFGARIGVSATRLVNEADLKGYFAGMLLAGGAATACKLASDVYGVEPLETGSVVLIFGTAVLVSGAIVRTSIAALRTNRQSGSPRTH, encoded by the coding sequence GTGGAGCTCCTCGGCCTCGATATCCTGCTGATCGGTTTCTTCGTCGGATTCGGCCTGCTCATCGGCGTTCTCTTCGGGTTCTTCGGGATGGGCGGGTCGTTCCTCGTGACGCCAGCGCTGTTGGTGGTCGGATATCCGGCACCGGTGGCCGTCGGGAGCGGACTCGCGTTCGTCTTCGGCACCAGCGTCATCGGTGCGCTCCGACACCGCGATCACGGCCAGGTCAGCTACGCACTGGCGGCAGTGATGAGTCTCGGACTGCTGTTCGGTATCGAGATCGGCACTCGGATCGTGTTCCTGCTTGCGGGTCTCGGAAGCGCTGACGTCGTCATCAGCGCGGTGTACGTCGGACTTCTCAGTGCGGTCGGGCTCTTCGTCCTCCGAGACGCTCGCACTGCCGATTCAGATGTGGAAACGGGCCGCGTCGCTACCGGCGTTCTGGCCATCGAGCTCCCACCGATGGTGTCGCTGTCCGGCGGTGCGACCGTTTCGGTGTGGGTTATCTTCGTCGTCGGGTCGGGCATCGGCGTTCTCTCTGGCTGTCTCGGCGTCGGTGGGGGGTTCCTCCTGCTCCCCGTCATGGTCTACGGGTTCGGCGTTCCCACTGCGGTCGCTGCTGGGACCAGCGTCCTTCAGATTCTGATTTCGGGCGCGTTCGGGACGTTCGTCTACGCCCAGTCGAACGCGGTCGAGATCCCCGTCGTCGCCGCGTTACTCGTCGGGAGCGCTTTCGGTGCCCGCATCGGTGTGAGTGCCACGCGTCTCGTAAACGAAGCGGATCTGAAAGGATACTTCGCGGGGATGCTGCTCGCTGGGGGCGCCGCCACCGCGTGTAAGCTGGCGAGCGACGTATACGGGGTCGAACCGCTCGAGACGGGGAGTGTCGTCCTCATCTTCGGCACTGCAGTGCTGGTCAGTGGTGCGATCGTCCGTACGTCGATCGCTGCGCTCAGGACGAATCGACAGTCCGGGTCGCCACGGACCCACTAG
- a CDS encoding helix-turn-helix transcriptional regulator, protein MGPDRDERPEEDGRPPPGSPILEAILENERNRRYLGQRLDAAGDRVDTDLLGDIVRHGPVLEVLLEEPLDRREIEARLDVSRATSHRYTQWLDEQDFVEKVDGRFQLTWRGAVIAEEVLRFEANVRTAHRMTPLLDAVCDDHRDFILEPFVDATITVAQPDDPYKPVERFIELVSESDSFRGFNTTHMAPLVLGEFHQQVFEETDTEIIYLPHIVEKFFETYPERAREAIDRGHLTLRTRDELPYGLALFDERVGIGGYEETTGLMQVFVDTDAPIAREWAERVYASVRADSNPLDARDLTQ, encoded by the coding sequence ATGGGTCCTGACCGAGACGAACGACCGGAGGAGGATGGCCGTCCGCCACCGGGTTCGCCGATCCTGGAGGCGATCCTGGAAAACGAACGGAACCGTCGCTATCTGGGCCAGCGTCTGGACGCCGCGGGCGACCGCGTCGATACGGACCTGCTCGGCGACATCGTCAGGCACGGCCCGGTCCTCGAAGTCCTGCTGGAAGAACCGCTCGATCGCCGAGAGATCGAAGCGCGCCTCGACGTTTCGCGGGCGACGAGCCACCGCTACACGCAGTGGCTCGACGAGCAGGACTTCGTCGAGAAGGTCGATGGTCGATTTCAGTTGACCTGGCGCGGCGCGGTCATCGCCGAGGAGGTCCTCCGGTTCGAGGCGAACGTGCGGACCGCACACAGAATGACGCCGCTTCTGGATGCGGTCTGTGATGATCATCGGGACTTCATCCTCGAACCGTTCGTGGACGCGACGATTACCGTCGCCCAACCGGACGATCCCTACAAACCGGTCGAGCGGTTCATCGAACTCGTCAGTGAATCCGACTCGTTCCGGGGATTTAATACGACTCACATGGCGCCGCTGGTCCTCGGCGAGTTTCACCAGCAGGTGTTCGAGGAAACCGATACCGAGATCATCTACCTGCCGCACATCGTCGAGAAATTCTTCGAGACGTACCCCGAACGTGCCCGGGAAGCGATCGATCGCGGGCACTTGACCCTCCGAACGCGCGACGAACTCCCCTACGGACTCGCGCTCTTCGACGAACGCGTCGGAATCGGCGGCTACGAGGAGACCACCGGCTTGATGCAGGTGTTCGTCGATACGGATGCCCCGATCGCGCGTGAGTGGGCCGAGCGCGTCTACGCGTCAGTCAGAGCGGACTCCAATCCGCTCGATGCGAGGGATTTGACTCAGTGA
- a CDS encoding class I SAM-dependent methyltransferase, whose translation MALPTTADEPVDEEQLDELVGMAVNELGAAYYAPLIVIGDRLGLYEALADGGPFTPAELAERTDTVEPYVAEWLAAGAAGGYVTYDSETGRYGLTPEQAALLADEDSPAFLAGGFQGLMGYQRSLSELEADFRTGAGVGWHEHDADVCHGTERFYRPGYETSLVDEWIPALDGIDARLEAGGRVADVGCGHGASTIIMAEAYPDSAFVAVDYHEHSIEVARKRAEDAGVADRIGFEVATATEFDGADYDLVMMFDAYHDMGDPVGVASHVRETLADDGAWMLVEPFANDRVEDNLNPVGRAFYCASTMACVPNSLAQGGDPVLGAQAGEARLREVITEGGFTSVRRATETPFNLVLEARP comes from the coding sequence ATGGCACTACCGACTACCGCCGACGAACCGGTCGACGAAGAACAGTTGGATGAACTCGTCGGAATGGCCGTCAACGAGCTCGGGGCGGCCTACTACGCGCCGCTGATCGTTATCGGCGACAGGCTCGGCCTCTACGAGGCGTTGGCCGACGGCGGACCGTTCACGCCCGCCGAGCTGGCCGAACGGACCGACACCGTGGAGCCGTACGTCGCCGAGTGGCTCGCCGCGGGAGCGGCCGGCGGCTACGTCACCTACGATTCCGAGACGGGTCGCTACGGCCTCACACCCGAGCAGGCGGCGCTGCTGGCCGACGAGGACAGCCCCGCGTTCCTCGCCGGCGGGTTCCAGGGGCTGATGGGGTACCAGCGGAGCCTCTCGGAGCTCGAAGCCGACTTCCGAACCGGCGCGGGCGTTGGCTGGCACGAACACGACGCGGACGTGTGTCACGGCACCGAGCGCTTCTACCGGCCCGGCTACGAGACGAGTCTCGTCGACGAGTGGATTCCCGCGTTGGACGGGATAGATGCGAGGCTCGAGGCGGGCGGGCGCGTAGCCGACGTGGGCTGCGGTCACGGTGCATCGACGATTATCATGGCCGAGGCCTACCCCGATTCGGCGTTCGTCGCCGTCGACTACCACGAGCATTCGATCGAGGTGGCCCGCAAGCGAGCCGAAGACGCCGGTGTCGCGGACCGTATCGGCTTCGAGGTGGCGACCGCGACGGAGTTCGACGGGGCCGACTACGACCTCGTGATGATGTTCGACGCGTATCACGATATGGGCGATCCGGTCGGCGTGGCGTCGCACGTCCGGGAGACGCTCGCCGACGACGGGGCGTGGATGCTGGTCGAGCCCTTCGCCAACGATCGAGTCGAGGACAACCTGAACCCGGTCGGCAGGGCGTTCTACTGCGCCTCGACGATGGCCTGCGTCCCGAACTCGCTCGCCCAGGGCGGCGACCCCGTACTGGGAGCCCAGGCCGGCGAAGCGCGTCTCCGTGAGGTAATTACCGAGGGCGGGTTCACGAGCGTCCGCCGGGCGACCGAGACGCCGTTCAACCTCGTGCTCGAGGCCAGACCGTGA
- a CDS encoding NADH-ubiquinone oxidoreductase-F iron-sulfur binding region domain-containing protein, with the protein MAERSDPTDEETVIRIAAGSRSRRRKRRALEEIRSAAAETPVVETGPTGIRALEPLVLFTREDRTAFYPGSITGRLESLVETFERGELPTDDAIAVVEHEPTPSSLPTPEDGPLSVGRRRVLGRCGWVDPASVPDESAAELAGDDPDEALSRVRDVGLLGRGRGDWSVDDPVAEEWELAREAAAEGADEGDSEADEPVVVVNGNESDDRNATDRTLLEAAPGEVLDGALAVAELVGADDVVVYCNENDDRARERVHEAARNAEERFAERLDRESGPEVVVGPDRYIAGEPTMALEAMEGNDRLEARLRPPSPAEHGLYGRPTIVHTPRTMAQVRRALLAPDEFDADDADPGTRLFTVTGDVDAAATVELPTGGSLADVRETVDLEGRFKMACVGGQFGGFTRSLSQSPSAPALEGAELGTEGVVELLNEDNCVLATAGRRANFAMEENCGRCVTCREGSQELTNMLRDIYDGQYQDAKIRELTRVMGETSICQFGRTAIRPAVTGMREFEREVAAHTEGRCPSGECEGAMTQTAGRQAGGNR; encoded by the coding sequence ATGGCTGAACGGAGCGATCCAACCGACGAAGAGACGGTGATCCGGATCGCCGCCGGTTCGCGGAGCCGACGGCGCAAGCGCCGCGCCCTCGAGGAAATCCGCTCGGCGGCCGCCGAGACGCCCGTCGTTGAGACGGGGCCGACCGGAATCAGGGCGCTCGAGCCGCTGGTTTTGTTCACCCGCGAGGATCGAACGGCGTTCTACCCCGGATCGATCACGGGCCGACTCGAGTCGCTGGTGGAGACGTTCGAGCGCGGGGAGCTCCCGACCGACGACGCGATCGCGGTCGTCGAGCACGAGCCGACGCCGTCGTCGCTCCCGACGCCCGAGGACGGGCCGCTCTCGGTGGGTCGGCGCCGCGTCCTCGGTCGCTGTGGCTGGGTCGATCCCGCGTCGGTTCCCGACGAGTCGGCAGCCGAACTAGCTGGCGACGATCCTGACGAGGCGCTCTCGCGGGTCCGCGACGTGGGGCTGCTCGGCCGCGGTCGCGGCGACTGGAGCGTCGACGATCCCGTCGCCGAGGAGTGGGAACTGGCCCGCGAGGCGGCCGCAGAGGGGGCCGACGAAGGCGACTCCGAGGCCGACGAGCCGGTCGTTGTCGTCAACGGAAACGAGAGCGACGACCGCAACGCGACCGATCGGACGCTGCTCGAGGCCGCGCCGGGCGAGGTACTCGACGGGGCCCTCGCGGTCGCCGAACTGGTCGGCGCCGACGACGTCGTCGTCTACTGCAACGAGAACGACGACCGGGCCCGTGAGCGCGTCCACGAGGCCGCCCGCAACGCCGAGGAGCGGTTCGCCGAGCGCCTCGACCGAGAGAGCGGGCCCGAGGTCGTCGTCGGTCCGGACCGCTACATCGCCGGCGAGCCGACGATGGCACTCGAGGCCATGGAGGGCAACGACCGCCTCGAGGCGCGGCTTCGACCGCCCTCGCCCGCGGAACACGGGCTGTACGGACGGCCGACCATCGTTCACACGCCGCGGACGATGGCGCAGGTCCGCCGCGCGTTGCTCGCCCCCGACGAGTTTGACGCCGACGACGCGGATCCCGGCACCCGACTGTTCACGGTGACGGGCGACGTCGACGCGGCGGCGACCGTGGAACTGCCGACCGGCGGGAGTCTCGCTGACGTCCGCGAGACCGTCGACCTCGAGGGGCGGTTCAAGATGGCCTGCGTCGGCGGCCAGTTCGGCGGATTCACGCGGTCGCTCTCTCAGTCCCCGTCGGCGCCCGCTCTCGAGGGCGCGGAGCTCGGCACTGAGGGCGTGGTCGAACTGCTAAACGAGGACAACTGCGTGCTCGCGACGGCCGGGCGGCGAGCGAACTTCGCGATGGAGGAAAACTGCGGGCGCTGTGTCACTTGCCGCGAGGGAAGCCAGGAACTCACGAACATGCTTCGAGATATCTACGACGGCCAGTACCAAGACGCGAAGATACGCGAATTGACCCGCGTGATGGGCGAGACGAGCATCTGCCAGTTCGGCCGGACGGCGATCCGCCCGGCCGTCACGGGGATGCGCGAGTTCGAGCGGGAGGTGGCCGCTCACACCGAGGGTCGCTGTCCCAGCGGTGAGTGCGAGGGCGCGATGACACAGACCGCCGGACGCCAGGCGGGAGGGAACCGATGA
- a CDS encoding FAD-binding oxidoreductase: MAQQSIPTGQIERFETEFNGDLTRVDDADYDDARSVWNGMIDKRPSLIARCRGVGDVISAVTFARDHDLLVAVRGGGHNVAGTAVCDDGLVIDLSEMRGVWVDPDTRTARVQAGATWADVDHETQTFGLATPGGVVSETGVAGLTLGGGIGHLRCKHGLTCDNLASANLVTADGEYLTASEDENPDLFWGLRGGGGNFGVVTGFEFDLHPVGPDVAICLVFYSGDRMDEVLKAYRDYVADAPPEVSLLTLSGVLPDEELFPADAVHESKIAIAGCYAGSVADGERELAPLREITEPIADFSGPMPYVELQQLFDEDYPDGMRYYWKSLYLDGLPESAVDRIAYWSDVAPSPLSTVDVWQLGGAIARVGVEDSAFAGRHAPFLLGVEANWERPADDDANVEWVRDCLEDMRQFSDGSVYLNFPGFLEEGDEMMRTTFGPTYERLVALKDEYDPTNLFSLNQNVTPSESARADGGGCHE, from the coding sequence ATGGCACAACAATCTATCCCCACTGGACAGATCGAACGGTTCGAGACAGAATTCAACGGCGATCTGACTCGTGTCGATGATGCTGACTACGACGACGCTCGTTCGGTGTGGAACGGGATGATCGACAAGCGTCCGTCCCTGATTGCTCGGTGCCGTGGCGTCGGTGACGTCATCAGCGCGGTGACCTTCGCCCGCGACCACGACCTGTTGGTGGCGGTCCGTGGCGGCGGGCACAACGTCGCCGGGACCGCCGTCTGCGACGACGGGCTCGTCATCGACCTCTCCGAGATGAGGGGCGTGTGGGTAGACCCCGATACGCGGACGGCACGGGTCCAGGCCGGCGCCACGTGGGCGGACGTGGACCACGAAACCCAGACCTTCGGGCTGGCGACGCCCGGTGGGGTCGTCTCGGAGACGGGAGTCGCGGGGCTGACGCTCGGTGGCGGCATCGGTCATCTCCGCTGCAAGCACGGCTTGACCTGTGACAACCTCGCATCCGCAAATCTGGTCACGGCGGACGGCGAGTACCTGACCGCCAGCGAGGACGAGAACCCGGACCTCTTCTGGGGACTCCGTGGCGGCGGCGGCAACTTCGGGGTGGTCACCGGCTTCGAGTTCGACCTCCACCCTGTCGGCCCGGACGTGGCGATCTGCCTCGTGTTTTATTCGGGTGACCGGATGGACGAGGTACTGAAAGCCTACCGCGACTACGTCGCGGATGCGCCCCCGGAAGTCAGCTTGCTCACCCTGTCAGGTGTGCTTCCCGATGAGGAACTCTTCCCAGCGGACGCGGTGCACGAATCCAAAATAGCAATCGCGGGCTGTTACGCGGGCTCTGTCGCGGACGGCGAACGCGAACTGGCACCCCTGCGAGAGATCACCGAGCCGATCGCCGACTTCAGCGGGCCGATGCCGTACGTCGAACTTCAGCAACTCTTCGACGAGGACTACCCCGACGGGATGCGCTACTACTGGAAGTCGCTGTACCTCGACGGCCTGCCGGAGTCCGCCGTCGATCGAATCGCCTACTGGTCCGACGTGGCACCGTCACCGCTCTCGACGGTCGACGTCTGGCAGTTGGGCGGCGCGATCGCCCGGGTCGGCGTCGAGGACAGCGCGTTCGCGGGGCGACACGCTCCCTTCCTGCTGGGCGTCGAAGCGAACTGGGAGCGTCCGGCGGACGACGACGCGAACGTCGAGTGGGTGCGCGACTGTCTCGAGGACATGCGCCAGTTCTCGGACGGGTCGGTGTACCTGAACTTCCCGGGGTTCCTCGAAGAGGGCGACGAGATGATGCGGACCACGTTCGGGCCGACGTACGAGCGGTTGGTCGCGCTAAAGGACGAGTACGATCCGACGAACCTGTTCAGCCTCAACCAGAACGTCACGCCGTCCGAAAGCGCTCGAGCCGACGGTGGTGGGTGCCATGAGTGA